Below is a genomic region from Cuculus canorus isolate bCucCan1 chromosome 31, bCucCan1.pri, whole genome shotgun sequence.
GTGGGGCAATGTGCCCTCTCCTAATGCTGCTCGGTACCTTGGCATTTCCGCAGCGTGCCTCTCACGAGGACGTTCCTCTGAACAAAGTCCTCAAGCCTTCCCTCCAGATCAGAGGAGATCTCCACTGGAGGGTTGAAGGTCATCATCTCACAGCTGCAAAGAGAGTAGAAACCAGGTAtgagcatagaatcatggaatggtttgagttggaatggacctcaaagtccatccacttccaccccctgccatgggcagggacacttcccacgggatcaggggctccaagccccatccaacctggccttcaatacctccagggattgggcagccaAGTCTtccctgggccagagcctcctcaccctcacaggagaacatttcttcctaagatctcatctcaatctcccctcgtgcagctgaaaaccgttcccccttgtcatCTCCCTGATATAAAGattgttgtttttctcattgAATGACGCAGGAGGAACTCTGGGATGGGCTGAGGAGGCTTCAACAGGAGCAACCAAacctccctttcctttctttgcagtttGGTTCCCCCTGCAGTCACTGAACAGATGGTTCTGAACACAAAACGTCGTCGTGGGAGGATGAGCTCCCACGAGAAGGACCTCACGGGGGTCAAGAAAGTCATGGGAATGGTGGTCTGGATCAGCCCCGGATGGACCACCGGGAGAAGGCCACGGATTGTCCTCCTGAGAAGGTGACAACTCCAGTTCTGGGGggcagttctgggctcctcaggacaagaaggacattgaggggatggagaacgtccggagaagggaatggaggtggagaaggggctgaaggacaggagagggggagaaggtgggaggagaggaggagaggaggagaagaagaggagaagaggaggagaggaggagaggaggagaagaagaggagaagaggaggagaggaggagaggaggagaagaagaggagaagcagtCCTTCGTCTGCATCTGTCTGCTTTGAAACCCGGACCTCAGGATTCACTCAGGTAGTATCCAAACCTCTCCAAGCATCAGAAGGTGGGGAAGGTGAGATGGAGCCACGTTACCTATTCAGGAGTCTTCTGATGTCCTAAAGgtggaaagaagagagagaggagagacagtTGGGAAAGAGGAATAAGTGGTCTTCTATTGTTGTATATTATTATGGCAATGCAGTAGCAAAGAAGGACGTAATGCATGGGATGATCCCACCAGGCATCTCCCATGGGGCTGAATTTGGGCTCCCGGGTCTCAGGCTTTGCTCTGtcccttccttccccaccaGGTCTGGTGGTTTGGGCTCTCACCTGCAGGAACAGGCTTGCCGGCTGCTGGAATTTCCCTTCCATCTCCCAGATCAGGGTGTCGAGGTGGGACATCTCCTCTGAGACCTTTGCCACCGCTTCGTCCTGGCCCCTGGCGATGGCCCTGTCAAGGTCTGCCAGCTGAGTCAGGAGGAGACGCTCTTGATCCTTCAAAAACTGGTGCAATTGCTCGAATTCACACACGATCTTCTTCCCTTCgcttttggttttctcctgCCGGGATCAGAGATGATGACAAAGGGATGAACGAGGAGCAGGAGCCCTCCCTACTCAACAGAAGACACACCATGACCTCTCTACAACTCCTCCACCTGTAACACCGGCCAGAAATTCCCTCGTGGATTATTTTTATGGCGTTCTAATTTCTCTTGGTGTCACATCTGAGGCTCCCACAGTCTGTGGGGCTGTGACAACGCCAGAAGGCATCACAGCAGCCTCAGGGAAAGCTCTGCAAGATAGGCAGGAGATGATAGGGGCTACGGAAAAATAAACCCCACCACATCCAAGAAAATCAGGTTAGTGCTTCAAGACCACCAGGCTGGTCTAGTGGTACCACGTCCTTGGTGACATCCAGTCAACACTAGGGTGAGTTTGACGCCGAGCCATCTCGCTGGGGGTTTAGGAGGCAGCATGGACTTATTGGGGAAGCAAAACCAGAGGACGCAACCTCAAGTGGGTGCTGTAAGAGGGAGATTTATGGAGTttaggggaggaaaaaataaccttCCAAGCCATCTGTCTGTCCCAGGCTGGGTACAACCTGCCCCTCACCCCCTCCGGTTGCCTCGTGGTGGAGCTGCCAGGGTTATCTCCTCAGCACAGGCTCCGGCTGATGTGAAACCCCAGCAGATAAACACCAGCTTGGCCAATTCCCAGAGCAAAATGCAAACACTCTGCGAGCCAAATATAGAAGAACATAcaagaaaacatacaaattatacaagaaatggcctcaaaataCACCAGCAGTGCTCAGGGAGGGCACACCGCTCACCCACCCTCGTGCTGGAGGGCACCTACCAGGTATGAGCTCCTCCTCgctctgttttttctgctttccaggtatttttctctctcctcctttaaAACCTGAAGGCGGGCTTGGATTTCTTCCTGAGGAACAAGGAACCgtgatgttaggaagaaatgctctcCCGTGAGGGTGGCGAAGCAGTGGTCGACAGGAgggtctttgaggtcttttccataGACCTTGATGGGTCTATCGTTCTCTGAAACGTCGGCGCAATCAAATGCGAAGAGGGAGCACGTGGGTGGCACCCAAAGAGCAGTGGCGCCACGGAGGCGCACGGAGAATGGATGCAATCACACACCTGCACTTCGCCCCTGGAAATGGATTTTCCGCGAGGGGAAGAGGTGCAAGAACCACACCGGGCTTTACCTTATAttcctgggcagcttcttcgATGGGGACCACGGTGTGGAAGCGGTGAGCCTGGGACCTGTCGCACACCACGCAGATGGGCCGCTGGTCCTCCTTGCAGAAGAGCTTTAGAGCCTCCTGGTGCACCTTGCAGAGGTTCTTCTGCTCCACCGGTCCTCGTCGTGCCCGTTGGCTCAGCTGCCGGGCGATCTCGGCGATGtttgccagctctctgctgggaCGGAAACTCTTCTGCGAAGCCACTTGCCGGCACTGTGGGCAGGAGAAAGATGtctccagcccttcccagcaGCGTGCGATGCACGCCCGGCAGAAATTGTGGCCACAGTGGATGGAGACGGGATCttggaagaaacacaaacagatGGAGCAGGAGGCTTCGCTCTGCAGGCTTTGGGTTGGCTTCTGCGTAGCCATGGCTCTTCCCAACTGACCTCTGTGATGGGATCAAAGGAGCTTTGATTCGCAGGAAGGCGAGGAGGAGGACGCTTCTCCTTGTGGCTTGGCAGTTGCAAAGTGGGGAAACTAAGTCCCAGCCCTGATGCCACGAAATAGCGGCATGGGAGGCTCGGAGAGGAGTGAGAAGAAGACGAGTGCGCCCGATGTTGCGTCCTCGCCTCCCGCCAGCCTCGCAGTGGTTTCGGTTCAGTTGAGGTTGAGCCAGATGTGAGTTAGCAGATAGGAGACTGGAGGGCAGGGCTGCTCCTCAGCGGGacctgaggggctggaggagcggCGGGGGAGAAATTCCACGAGGCTTGGGGTGGGTGGGACACCCAGGAATCCATGGAATGGAGCTGCAGGGTCTTGGGGACGACAGGTTGTCCATGAGTCAGTGGTGGGACCGTGCACCAAAGATATCAGCCCCACATTTCTCCCCTCCATCAGCACATAAGAGGCCATATCTGCATGCTGGGACCAGTTTGGGGCCTCCCAGTCCATGGCAGATGGGGTCAGGCCACCAAATTGGAGCCCAGGATGGATGGGGAGAGCCTGGGATTGTCCAgcttggaaaggggaaggaTCAAATCGCTGTCTTGGGTCTCTTGTGTCGATTGTCTCTAGGGTAGAGAGAGAGGACAGAGCTAAACACTAAACCACTCCATGCCTCTCATTATACtcttttaattgtttaattACCTATTTAGGCTGCTTAAACGGGCCCATAATCATCCTTGTTCTGCTTTCCTAGGCATCTGCTTTTCGGAGACAGGACAGGGACTTGGTGGACCTTCATCCAAATCCCTGTGTCTGTTGTAGATCCTCAAGGAAAGAATCCAATCTCTTGCACCAGGAATCACGTTGGGCCAATACCAAAAGGAGCTTCTACGTGTTTATTTCGGACACTCAGGAAGAGTCATTTAGTGATAAAAAGATCAACATATATTTTAGGGCACGACAATGGTCCCATTTTCCACTAAAGGAAAGGATCTTGGTCACCACTCTGCTTTCATTTGAGGCTTGGGTTGGAGGGAGAAGTTGTCCTTGATGGTGGGGCGTGGTAGGACTTGGGTTGGAGAGAGAGGTTGAAGGCCCTCCAGGCCAGGAATTCCCATCAGAGCTCGGAGCCGGGCAAAAGCTTTGCGAAGCTCCAGTAACCCATGTTTGTTGTACCACCAGGAGATAAATCGGTTCATGGTGTGTTGTGGTTTAGCCTCCCCTGAGGCATGATGGGCAGCTCAACTGGGTGGTTGTGTCCTAATTCCCACccaagagggaaggggaaatcGTAGACTCGTAggatggtttggggtggaagggacctcaaagctcatctggttccaagcccctgccatgagcaaggacatcttccagGAAATGGGAGAAGGAGAGACTTGGTGGTTGGAAAAGacaacagctttaatgaaataatagcaataaaaagGGTAATAATCATATTAACAAGAATAAAATCTATAGGAATATAGAGAATGAAAGCCCTCTATGACTACGCGTCACAACTGATGCTGTGGGGAAAGGTCCCAGTCTGGGACCGGGTGGGAAAcgggagctggattcaggaacttGATTCAGGATTGGGAGCAGATGGACAATGTCCTCACTGGACACCTCGAAGAAGACTACTTCACCCTGCCCCTCGAATAtgatgttcagttttgagcccctcacaacaagaaggacattgaggggctgaagtgcatccagagaagaggaacaaagctggagaaggggctggagaacccgggttatgaggagcggctgagcgagctggagttgtttagcttggaggagactgaggggagacctgatcACCATCTACAACTAcccaggaggaggtggaggtgaggtggatgctggtttcttctcccaagtaacaagcgataggatgagaagaaacgGCCTCAgattgcaccaggggaggtttaaatgGGATatggggaagaatttcttcaccgtaagggttctcaggcactggcagaggttgtccagggaggtggtggagtcaccatctctggaggtgtttaacagACAGGTGGACAATGTGCTCAGGggtctggtttagtagtggacaggttcgatgatctcaaaggtcttttctaaccaaacaaTTCCACAATTCTCATGATCCCTAAGCTTTACCCCAAGTATGATATTTATGGAATGGGATACTCTTGGCCAGTTTGGAGTCAcctctcctgcctgcttctCCACACAGGTGCACCCTTTTGACTTACGGCCCCACCAGCTCTgggatggccttggtttctcCAGGAATAAGCGTAaacaatggcctttctgcatcccagtgcctcgTTACTTTGGTGATAACTATAAATAAGAAGCGTTATCACCTCTAGAGTCAGACAGTAACTGAAAAACACGTTGtgaactttcagaaaatgacattACTTAAGCAAAAAGTTAGAAGAATGGTTCTGGttcagctcaaaccagaacacgGTGGAGTTGGTACAAAATTCAGCCCCTGGCTTGTTTGTTAGTGGTCACTTGATtgggggtttgggttttctttccattgcctTGGGAATCAAGTTGGAGGCCAGCATCCTTCATCGCCAGGAACCACGGGTAGATGCGTTCCCCTCCAAAAGAAGCCCACCGAAAAGCAAAAAGCCGCACCTTGTTCACAGCATCAAAAAACATCACCCTCCCTTTCTTGCAGTCCAAGCAGACGCGTATCTGCCGGGGATTTCCACACGAAAGCAATTGGGAGGAGTGCGAAGAGGTTAGAGCCTTGTACCCATCTTTGTTGTGACACAGTGCCCACACCCCGGCCTCGGGCTTCAGGGGAAACCGGCTCTTCCTTGGCACCGACTCCTTGGCCACCCCGATGGCCCACAGACCTTCCTTGGAGACCTCCACCTCCCAGCAGTGCCGACCTGATGAAAAGCCCCTCGAGCCCAGCACGCAAGGATGGAACTCAAACCTCTCCGGGTCAGAGGGTGGGTCCTTCTTAGGGTTTTCCCATGACATACTCCTGCAGTCTTCCGAGAGCTGAAGTTCGGCGCTGGCGGTCTTTGGGTCCAGCGTCATTTTTGCTGGAGGTAGAAAGAGCATCAGCATCATTGCAGcggattttttggggggaacGGGGCTTTTTCTCACCCTTCCCATCCACCCGATCCAGTTGGGATCTCCCTCCTTTCCATTGCCTCGTGGTGGGACCGGGATGcgagaaggaggaaaggaggcagcAGAAGAGTTCGGGTTATTTTGCAGGGGAGGGGGAATCAGAAGAACTTGGTTTGCTGTGTGTTTTGATTTAATATGCGGGGTTGGTTGGACACACGTTGGGTTCACTTACTTGATAAAAAAAGGTTGAAGTCCAGTATCCctagaggaaggaagaaaatacgAGGTTTGGTAAACTGTGTtgaaagagacctcaaagcccatccagctccaccccatgccatgggcagggacacctcccactggatctggttgctccaagtcccatccaacctggcctggaacacctccagggatggggcagccgccactTCTCCGAGTAATTTGGGCCaaggcctcctcaccctcacaggagaacatttcttcataagatcACATctcaatttctcctctttcagctcaaaacccttcccTTCGTCCAAACCCTGtccttcctgatcaagagcctctccccagctttcctggagccccttttctATACTgagaggctgctctaaggtctcacCACAGTCCTCTCTTGACcgaacaacaccaactctcccagcctgtccttgtatgggaggtcctccagcccttggatcatctctgcaccctcctctggacatcaCTCCCCACCAAGAAGCATATGAcgatgcttttcttttctggacCCGCTCATGGTACCTTGAAATTTCTCTATTTCCTTCATGACGATAGTCgttttttctgtgaaatcactgaatttctctttcagctcaggGGGAATATCGAGGGGTTCCGAGAAGTTCTCCTTTTCGCAcctggaaggaaagagggaatgTGTCTACACCTGTTTGCTACTCGATGCGTTATCGGCAGTCAGTGGGGAGAATGAGATAAAGGAAGACGATGGGTCTACGCCGTATCGCACATCTTAGACGGCAAACTACACCTGATCACCCCTCGTAGatgttctgcttctgctgtgaaaGGTTGAGGTGGTTGTGTCAGGATCCTGATGGGAACTAAATTCCCTGAGAAGCCCCACCTGGGATCCCACATTCGTGGTCCAGGGGCTCTATTTAAGCTCAGCCCTGCAGCATCCAAGCTTTTTGCAGGCTGCTTTGGAGGAACATCCATGCACGGCCATGGAACCCACCTAATCCACCCCATGGCTCGCTTCGAGCCCTGCCTCCTGCCCATGGACCTACCTGATGATCTGGGCTGCCCTCACCTGCTCTTCCCAGCCCCGTTTGTCTTCTCCTTGACCGGGTATGTGGAATGGAGCTATGGTTGGTGATGTCTTCACTCCCTATGTGGTCATGTGCAGTTCCATATGGAGCCACCAGCCCCTCTTGCACCCTGACAACTTGTTCCAGGGCGATGCTCAGCTATTTCTTCAGCAGTGGCTTTAGATTCTTCCCAACGCGCCCCCGCCAGCTATTCACTTTGAGAGTTTGGAAACCTATGCCCTTCTGAAATGGAGCCTTGTCCTCCTGGTTCAGCTCGTGCAGGTGACCGGGCTGGTGGCACCAGTAACCGTTTGGATTTATCATTAACTACGTAGAGAAGAAGAGCCCTCCTTCCAAACCCCAGCGTCCTCAGCCAAGTCCAAAGGCAGAAGAACCAACCTGTCCCTATGTTATTTCTCCCAGTATCTCGCCACAACCCCACTCTATCGCGGTGAGATTTTGATAGGAGAAGGACCACATACCTGCTGAAAATGGCTTTGATGTCCtagaagggagagagaaagagacttaGTGACATGGAACGTCTCCCTTTGGAGCACTGGGATCCAACTGTAATGGCCTTCCCTTTTTTTAGGGTATAAAACCAAGAGCTGGAGACCAATCTGGTGCTCAACCAGTGTCTTCACAGCAGTATTGGGAAGCCTGGGGTCTCACCTTCAGGAGTTCACAGTCTGGCTTCCGGCATGTCTTCTCCATCTTGTCCATCAGCATTTCCAGGCTTGTGATCTTCTCCGAAATCTTGTTGAGGATTCCATTATGTGCCTTCATTATCTCTGTGTCCAGCTGCTCCAGGTAGTCCAGTTGAAAGGACTTCTGCTCCTCCAGGAACTCTTTCAGCTGCTTGTATTTAGTCACGATCTTCTGCTTTTCaatctccatcttcttctgccgagagcaaggagaggagggtaaagagaagcagagagcaggACGAGAGTATCACGAGCCTACGGTCAGTCGTGCTTTGGTGGTATCCACAAAAAGATGGATTTGGGGAAGATCCAAgccccctcttccttccccacaCCCCTTGGGCATCTCCCACCCataggagagaagaggaggagatgttcctgctttcttcctccctctcctgccaAGGAAAACTGATGGGCACCTACAGCGTGGTACTGGATTCTGTATATTCTTTCATCCCTGGAAGACAGAAGCGCATGTTGCTCCGTTTTCAGATGCTGTAGTTGGGTGCAAATTTGTTcctgagaggaaagaaagaagtccCTTGTTTAGTGGCATTGTCCAGCAGCGGAGGTTGTCTCTTTGCTATTGTGCAACGCCAACGGTGCTTCCTAGTCCACAGCCGGCTCCAAAGTCATTCTGGGACCTTCCAGCTTCTCGAGTGCAGGAGGAAACCGGTTTCAAGTTGGTTTGAGCTGCCCGCGGAGGCATCGTTGCTGGAAAGAACCTCGTGAGGagtgaaagcaagaaagaaaaagctcaacGCAAACTTAGAGTGGGCTCCTTCCAGGCCCGCTGAAGAGCTTTCACATCTAACGCCAACTGGTCCGCAGCAGCGGGAGACGGATGAACCTAGAGGATGGTTTTGCTGCGAGCAgggagaatcatggaatggtttgggttggaagggaccttgaggTCCATCCTGTCCGAACCCCcggccacgggcagggacacctcccacaggatcagggcCTCTGCACCCATCAAGAGCGGCAACGCCATGAACTTGTGGCCCTTTGTACGTCAACACGCGCCCAACCCACCTCACCTTGTACTCCTGGGCCGCCTCGTTCACGGGGACCACGGAATGCTCACGGTGGACCTTGGACCTGTCGCATACTACACAGATAAGCTTTTTCTCGTCTTCGCAGAAGAGTTTCAGGGCTTCCTGGTGCTCCTCGCACCAGttctcccctttttcctttttcttcacctctttGGCCAGTTGCAAGGTCCACCCCTTGGCTACTTCAGTGATGTTGGCCAACTCATAGCTCGGTCGGAGGCTCCGTTGGGGCACCGTCTCCTTGCAGGAGGGGCAGGAAAAGTCGTCGGTCCGTCCTTCCCAGAACCGAGCGATGCACGCCTGGCAAAAGTTGTGCCCACAGTGGATGGACACAGGATCCTTGAAAAATCCCTGGCAGAGGAAGCAGGAGACTTCATTCCGGAGTTTTTCCACAGACATCCCAGCTGCCTCGGAGAGTCGCTGAGTTTGTTTCACTTTGAGCAGGAAGGAACAGaggtttcttttcctgcttctaaGCCATTGGTTAAACCAAGATCCAACCCCTTTCTAGCAGGTCTTCAGGGAATACTTTTGTTTATGATGATCTGCTGGAGCTGCTAAGTAGCAGCGCAGGGAGGTAAAGACCCGGAGATGCCCATCCCATTTTTATCCTTTCCTGGAAGCGCTGGAGTTTCTCACTCTCCGAAGccaatcatggaatgggttgggttggaagagacctcaaagccgacccagttccacctcctgccatgggcagggacacctcccactggatcaggttctccaaagccccatccaacctggcctggaacccttccagggatggggcagccaccactgctctgggcaacctggaccaggacctccccaccctcccaggagaacgtttcttcctaagatctcatctcaatcttctcTCTTGCACGTCAAAACTGTTcaccttgtcctctccctgcactcccagatccagagcccctcctgaGCTTTCCTGTCTCTGGTGTAGTTTGTGATGGGAAAGATGCCGGTGTCAAATGAGAACGGGCCAGAATTTGCACTGAGGCTTCCAGAAAGACCTCAGAGGTGgagaaaagctgattttctctctccaaaCCACAGGCTGCTCCTGGGGAACGGATCCCTGGggcagaaaagacattttcttgtaaaattaCAAAGAGTTTTGCTGTGAGCAAATGTagttttctaattaaaaaaaaacacgaAGAGCTGAGGCACAGATAATAAAAACACGAAGAGATGGGGGACGGGTAATAAGAACATGAAGAGCAGGAGCACAGCTGCGTTCCCGAAGGAGTtctgagagaagaaatgttattttctggcttgagaagggaaaaacatcGAACTCGCCCAACGTGGGGCTCGAACCCACGACCCTGAGATTAAGAGTCTCATGCTCTACCGACTGAGCTAGCCGGGCTGCTGCTAGAACCTCCTCCCCGGTGGTACTGAGGTGGTTCAACCGCCGGAGTGCGTATGGGTCGCACCGGGAGCTCTATCTGGGACTGAGATCCGCACGGAGCCCCCACCGGGACCCGCACAGAGCCCAACCGGGAGCCCTTCGGAGGCGGGAATGAGACCCGCACAGAGCCCCAACCGGGAGCCCTTCGGAGCCCTCACCGGGATCCGTACAGAGCCTCAACCGGGAGCCCTTCGGTGTCGGGAATGGGACCCGCACAGAACCCCAACCGGGACCCGCACGGAGCCCCCACCGGGAGCCGTTCGGAGTCGGGAATGAGACCCGCACGGAGTCCCCACCGGGAGCCGTTCAGAGCCCCCACCGGGACCCCTTCGGAGTCGGGAATGGGACCCGCACAGAGCCCCCATCGAGACCTGCGTGAAGTCAGGAACGGCACCACAAGAAGCCCACAGCGGGACCCGCAAAGAACCGCGTGTTTCCATCCGAGCTGCGGGGTCGGTGTGTCCCTAAGACCTAAAAGCGCTTGTGGGAAGAAGTGGGAAAGTGAAAAAGACTACAGGAAAAATGATGTGTTTCTGCCCGGTTTCGAACCGGGGACCTTTCGCGTGTGAGGCGAACGTGATAACCACTACACTACAGAAACGCCACGGGAAAATGGGCTCCCCCACAAGACTACGGCTCTTTCTAGGGAGGCGAGGTGTGCAGTTTTGCTCAAGGGAAAAGAGTTTGGTGGGAAAGGAAACCGAGACCCGGAGGGGTTAAAATGGAAAGCGCCCCACGTGCGGCGCGAACCCACAACTCTGAGATGAAGGGTCTCATACGGTACCGACTGAACTAGCCGGGCTCTGCGAACACGCCCGCCCGCGCCTCTGTGTCTCGGGCCCGCCCGCGCCGCAGGCAGCGCCCCgggtggccacgccccctcaggCCAAGTCGTTGTCAGCTGCCCTAAACCTCCAAGACCAACGAGCTAGCGGGGCAGACAATCCCTCACAGAACGAGTAGAGAGACTACCTATGTCTTTATGGCTGCGCGGACACCGCGCGCCTCGGCTCCCGCTACGGCTGTTGCAGCGAGGAGGTGGGTGGTTAAAATCTCGCCCGCCTCTGTCCCGCCCACTCCGTTCCTTAGGACCCTGCCGGGCTGCCTAGAGCCACTTCCGGTCAGGTGACGCTAAAGGGGCGGGTTTTGCGGCGGCGCAGACCGGAAAGCGGAAGCTTCGCGGCGTTTCCCGTCAGTTGGCGGAGCTCGCACCATAGAGAAcagcggcgggggcggcgggagcGGGGCTAGAGCGGCTccccggggcggcggggctgTGGCCTAGCGAGGGCGGCACGGCCGGGACCGGGGCAGGCGGCGGGGAGCAGCGAGGGGAAGCGGGGAGCCGCGGGTTGAAGGTGGAGTGAGGCCTCCAGCGCGCCCGGCCGGGCCTCTCGGGGTGCTGCGGGGCGAGGAGCAGCGCCGGGCCCCACCGGTTGGGGCGAAGCGAGGGGCGGAGCAGCGCTAGGGCCCGGAGAAGAGGTGGGGGGAAgcggaggggaaggaggaagcgGAGCCTCGAGGCCTCGCTGCCCTCAGGGCGGGGACCGGTTGCGTCTTCCAGGCCCGTGGGGAGCTCGGGGTGCGGCGAAGAGGAAGCTAAACCCCCCTCAAGCCCTTCGCCATGGCGGCCCCGGGGGCTGTGAGCAATGGGATCCCCGCGGGGGGCTGCGGCGGACGGCTGAACCCGGTGGAGACGTTGCAGGAAGAAGCCATCTGCGCCA
It encodes:
- the LOC104059730 gene encoding zinc finger protein RFP-like — protein: MSVEKLRNEVSCFLCQGFFKDPVSIHCGHNFCQACIARFWEGRTDDFSCPSCKETVPQRSLRPSYELANITEVAKGWTLQLAKEVKKKEKGENWCEEHQEALKLFCEDEKKLICVVCDRSKVHREHSVVPVNEAAQEYKEQICTQLQHLKTEQHALLSSRDERIYRIQYHAKKMEIEKQKIVTKYKQLKEFLEEQKSFQLDYLEQLDTEIMKAHNGILNKISEKITSLEMLMDKMEKTCRKPDCELLKDIKAIFSRCEKENFSEPLDIPPELKEKFSDFTEKTTIVMKEIEKFQGILDFNLFLSTKMTLDPKTASAELQLSEDCRSMSWENPKKDPPSDPERFEFHPCVLGSRGFSSGRHCWEVEVSKEGLWAIGVAKESVPRKSRFPLKPEAGVWALCHNKDGYKALTSSHSSQLLSCGNPRQIRVCLDCKKGRVMFFDAVNKVRLFAFRWASFGGERIYPWFLAMKDAGLQLDSQGNGKKTQTPNQVTTNKQARG